The genomic window TAAGATAAAAGACAAGTATTACAATCCAAATGCTGAGATAGATTGGATAAAAGTTGTAATCCGTTTAGAAACATTATTAAATGTTATTAAACTTGAAGATTTAGAGGATATTAATTATCAGGTTGAAAAAACAAAAAGTCTAATTCCAAAAAACCATTCTGATAAAAAGCTTGATTCATTAACCATTATTTTGAATCATTGTACAAAAAAAGAATTCAGTCAAGCAGTTAAATTAATTCAAACTTTTACAAGTGATTATAAAAAAATCAGTTTGTACAGTGACCCCGAAATTCCTGCTTTACAATTAGAAATTAGAAGCCTTGAATATCAAATCTCTAGTTTATCTGATGAAAAAACAGATATAGAAAAAAACATTAGAAGTTTTGAATTAAAATACAATGAAGAATTAGGAGAGATTATTACAAAAATTCTTCTTTACAAAAAGATTTTAGCCGAGAAAATTGCCAATAAATCAAAGGAAGACAAACAAAAACAGCATGAATATGAAGAAGCAAAATTTGATTACGAAGATTTCTCAAAATCATATAATGATAAATTAAACGAGCCAAAACCTTTAATTTTAGATGAAGAAAAACTAAAAGAATTAAAGAAAAATTATCGTAAAGCAACAAAACTTTGCCATCCAGACAAAGTAACAGACGATCAAAAAGAATTAGCGACAGAAATATTTACCGATTTAAAAAACGCTTACGATAATAATAACCTTGAAAAAGTAAATCAAATTTTAAATGATTTAGAAAAAGGAATTTTTAGCTCACAGGGTGAAACAATAAACGAAAAAGATAAACTTAAAATAATTCTAGAAAATTTAATACGCAAACGTAATGAATTAGAAGAGATGTTATTATCAATTAAGAATACTGATACTTTCACCAAAATAAGTAATATTAAGAATTTGAATAATTATTTTCAGGATGCAAAAGAAGAGTTCACTAAAATCCTTGAAGAATTAAAAAAAGAAACAACAGTCTAGAATATGGAAGAAAATAAGAACTCTTTAATTTCTGTAAATAACTCTTTACACAAAATTGAGAAACAAATTGCTATTGGAGATAAATTACTTGGGAAAAGTATATTTAGCAATAATCGGTTAAAAATCAAAATTTTATTGTTGAAATATTCAAAAATAGATAATTTTTCGATAAAATTATTATCGCATTTTTATTTATTTAATTTAATAACAATTGAAAAAAATTTAAATAATTTAGATTGGATATATTTATCAAGCAATAAAAATATTATTTGGAATGACGAAATGATTGAAAAATTTTGTAATCATTTAAATTGGGGAAGAAATTATGTCCATTATGATTATAGTGATAGAAATGAAAAAGGTTTTATTATGGATTATTCATTAAGAACAAACTCATTTTCATCAAATTCAAAAGTTATATGGACTTTACAGAGTGTTGAAAAATATAAGGATAAAATTCATTGGGATGCTTTTGCAGGAAATGCAAGAATTCCTTGGACAGACAATATTAGAGATAAGTATAAATTAGTCAGCCTTTATTTAAGTGGTAATCCTTTTTTACCTTGGTCAGAAACTTTTTTAAAAAAAGAAAAGTTGTGGGCAATTTACACTTCACGAAATTCATCAATTCCTTGGACTGTTGAATTAATTAAAAATATAGATAAAGTTGAGTTTAGAGGTATATTAGAAAACGAAGGTATTAAATGGTCAGAAAATATTTTTTGGCAAATTTTAAAAATTTGTCAAGAAAGAGGAAAGAATGATCTCAATAAAAAAAATTTAGAATTAGAATGGCGAAGTATATCGATAAACAAGAGTTTTACTTGGACTGAAAAATTTATAGAGGACAATGAAATGAAACTATCGTGGGGATCGCATTGGTCTGAAACACAAGGAGGATTAAGTAGAAACGAAGGATTACCTTGGACTAAAGCATTTATTGAAAAATATTATGATCGATGGAATTGGATTTTTTTAAGTAAAAACTCAAAACTACCTTGGTCAGAAGATTTTATTATAAATTATATTGAAAATTGGGATTGGGATAAATTAAGTGAAAATACTGGATTACCTTGGAGTATTGAATTTATAGAATTATATATCGAAAAATGGAATTGGAAAAAATTAAGCAAAAACCCCAATTTACCTTGGTCAGTTGAGTTTTTTGAAAAATATTCAAATAAATGGGATTTTAATATTTTGCTTTTCAATAGTGCATTTTTTGAAATATTTAAACCTTATTTAAACGATGATTTAGTTAATGAAATATTTTTAGAAATTAAAACCAAAAAAAACACAAGACTTATAAAATGAAATTTTAGTCGAAGTACATATTTTACAACCTAATAAAATATATAAGATTTAATTATTGTTTAATTGACAAATTTAAAAATGCATAAAAAAATATTAGAAGCAATTTTCCTTACATACGAGCATAGCAAACAGTTATTTGAAGATGCAGAATTCTTATACAAGCATCAAAAACCTGAACGAGCATATACATTTTATCATTTTTCGTTTGAGGAAAGTGGAAGATTATTTATTTTAGCACGGACACTTTTTAATTACTTAAAAGGAGAAATTCCTCTAAATAAATTAAATATAAAACTATTAAATGAAAATGGTTATCGAGATCATATTATTAAACTTAAAGAAGCCAGTTTGAAATTAGTTTCATTTTCATATTATGATAGTATTTTACAAAACAACAAAGAGAATGAAGACAATTTATTGAATTTCTATGACAACCTGAAAGAAAAAATACCTAAACTAAATAATAATAAAAATAAAAGTATCTATTTATGTTTTGAAAATAATAATTTTAAAAAACCATCTGATAACATTACAGAAGATGATATATTTTACATAAGAGCAATTGCAGAAATGCAGTTAATTAATATTGAGAAAAATCTATTTATTTTCCTAAAAAAAGACACTAATTTAATTGAAATGAAAAATGAAATTAAAGAGAAAAAAATAAATAAACAAAATTTGGCAAAATTAAATAATAATGGCAAGAATTGATCATTGTAGTAATTTAATACATTTTACAAAAGGAAAAAACAATCCTTTAGACTATGAAGAAGCTTACCAATCATTCAAAAGAATAATAAAATCTAAAACATTAAATAGTGGTAATGGAATGATTCTAGGAAAACATAAATGTATTTGTTTTACAGAAATCCCTGCCAAATGTTTAACTATTAACGGAACACTAGATAAAAAATATTTTTCAAGATATACACCATTTGGGTTTCAATTTACAAAAAATGACATTTATAATTACGATGGAAGACCGGTAATATATTCGCATAGAAATGAATATGATTT from Flavobacterium eburneipallidum includes these protein-coding regions:
- a CDS encoding AbiV family abortive infection protein yields the protein MTNLKMHKKILEAIFLTYEHSKQLFEDAEFLYKHQKPERAYTFYHFSFEESGRLFILARTLFNYLKGEIPLNKLNIKLLNENGYRDHIIKLKEASLKLVSFSYYDSILQNNKENEDNLLNFYDNLKEKIPKLNNNKNKSIYLCFENNNFKKPSDNITEDDIFYIRAIAEMQLINIEKNLFIFLKKDTNLIEMKNEIKEKKINKQNLAKLNNNGKN
- a CDS encoding phospholipase D-like domain-containing protein, which gives rise to MKSQAYFEKIHKQIEIRLKESHTSIRIAVAWFTDTKLFNVLCEKAKEGIQVELLMANHEINLDSNINYRELINNGGQLFWIGKDTAYAPLMHNKFCIIDNTVLIFGSYNWTQKAKTNHESITVIEEDYNLILDFNQEFDKIKDKYYNPNAEIDWIKVVIRLETLLNVIKLEDLEDINYQVEKTKSLIPKNHSDKKLDSLTIILNHCTKKEFSQAVKLIQTFTSDYKKISLYSDPEIPALQLEIRSLEYQISSLSDEKTDIEKNIRSFELKYNEELGEIITKILLYKKILAEKIANKSKEDKQKQHEYEEAKFDYEDFSKSYNDKLNEPKPLILDEEKLKELKKNYRKATKLCHPDKVTDDQKELATEIFTDLKNAYDNNNLEKVNQILNDLEKGIFSSQGETINEKDKLKIILENLIRKRNELEEMLLSIKNTDTFTKISNIKNLNNYFQDAKEEFTKILEELKKETTV